The Lagopus muta isolate bLagMut1 chromosome 6, bLagMut1 primary, whole genome shotgun sequence sequence CAGCCCCAGTTTCTGAATCTCTTGTAAACAACAGCACTAAACCCCTTTTTCCATATCGACATCAGAACATTCAAAATTTGGAGTGTGTAGACAACTCATCTCCAGTGAAAACAATGGACGGGAAAATATGCAGACAGGAATGTGAATGAGGATTGTCAATAAGCATATTGTAATTTGCATGACCCATCATTAAAATTTTCAAGGATACTATGACATAGGGATTTAATTCACTGTAAAATTACTAAAATCTACCAATTGTAGTGCTTTcagactgtttattttttttttccagtagaaaaataaatctcataCATTTGAAGTGGTACACAAAAAGACTGGGATAAAATTGATCAGATTTCTTGATAGCACCATTTACACATTCTTTAAAGTAAACATTAATATGCACTTTCTTAGAAAGcgatataaatatatatatataaatacaggaCGTGCTAACTTCTGTTAACCATCTGAATGTGATGGAATAATCTATCTCTACTGTGCAGGTAGGCTTGTGCATGGCAGTGTGGcaatatcattttaaaactttgttaCAGATGTGATGGGAAGCTGGAAGGAGTCgaataagcagaaaaaagagCTTAGATCTACTGTAAGCAATGAGTCGGAATGAGCCGTTAAAGGTTAGAATTTATCTTTGTTTCTGATCATTCAATGAGAAAAATGACTTCCACAGAAATAGATACTTTAAAACTGTTTGGGGGAAGGGTGGCGAGGGTGAAATAGGATTGAAAGTCCTACAGGTAATAGCAATAACTGGAAGTGTAGACGAAATTGTCTTCAGAGCAAGGAGGAAGGCAGCCGTTTAAAAGTCTAAGTGCAATGTTGTGGTGCTGAAAGAAAAGCTCCTggtgataaagaaaaaaacgGCAATGCAACTTCAAGCGGTAATTTTGTGGTGCTGAAAGGACAGCTCCCAGCGTTGAGGAAAAGATCTCGGCTCTGGAATGAGGTGTCCAATCTGTATGATAAACAGCACACTGTGTCTCAGAGCGCCCATTCAATCTCAGTAAGTAAATGAAATATTGATTGAAAGTGACCCTGAAacagaatgcattaaaaagacatagaaagctgcagaactGAGGTAATTCTTATTCAGCGTGTTCACCAGCCTCCCTATGGCAAAACAAGTCTATAAATAGTTGCGTTTCATAAGATATGTTTGGCCCTTGTATCATTAGCTTTCTTCGTTTTCAACCAGTATAGTTGAATAGCCATTGTTGTATGCCTACCTGTGGAGGATTGAAGCCACATACTAATTTTCTTGCAATGAGCTAAAGCACTACATTACAAATCATTTCTACATGGTCTATAAATTTCCAAAGATAAATTTTTAAACAGCGTGAAGCTGACTTACAAATAAGGCATACAAACCCTTTCACTGTTACCACAATTAAAAGGTAAGTAATTTCAATTTAGCTCTCAGTTTTTAAACATTACCATGCCAAGTAGCCAAAGATCCAGAAATCCCATTTACATCTAAAGTCAAGCTGTGTGCAATTTTTTCAGCATCAGGAgctaataaaatacagaaatttatTAAAAGGGCTGGCTTCAAATTAACACTGAATTCCAGATGAAATGTATGGGCTCCACAGTGGACTAGTggaattttgaaataaaaggctGGAAAGTCTGCTAAGACTGAACAAAACATCTTAAAAGACCCAACATTTGAAATGCTTCTAATACACATCCTATAtcattttcttcccccctccctccccttttcAACCTAAGTTGGGATCCCAATCTTAGCCTTTGTTCACTGCTGACTCTGAGACAGCATGGTGAAAGAAATTTACATAGATATTATTCACTGTTAATGTATTATAAATGGTCTGAGACTTGTGACatgcaaggaaaaaatgagacGGGAGACAAGTGATGCTACATGATGAACTAAGCACATTTATAATGATAAAATGAGTAAATATAATAGCGGCAATGCTAACCACTGATTTCACGAGATACACTATTTGTCAAAACTTACACAGCTACAGAGTATCGACGATAAATAGTCATTACCAAGTAACACAGTTTACtacagcttttctctttcattttaaacaagCATATCATTCCCTTTTTTATCATTctctaaattaaatatttagagATAGAGAACTCTAAATGAAATAACAATCCAAtgttaaaaactaaaaaaaatgagTCTACTCTTACAGTTTGACAGAAATGAGTTATTAATAGTGAAGGGGGAAGGGATCAGGGAATTATTTCAAGTTCTCAATGTCCAAAAGTAAATTGCACAGTAAATCAATATGAAATGAAGAGTCCATATAGTTCAATGAACAAAAGGGAAAGTTCATGAGGACAAAGATCACAGTTCAGAGAGAGGCTGGACGAAATTCAGACATGGAGCATCACACTCATTGTTCTTTAATTGGTTGCACAGAAAGGAGCAGCTGGGATGCCATTTAGCTTGCTAGGATGGACGTAATCAATGGGTTGAAGTTGAGATGGAAGTAATTCTCTTTTGAAATTCAGTTGCTCAGCCAGATGATCCAGAGGTAgccagcattttatttttgtccattGAATTTAAGACTGCATGCACAGCATGAGGAGGTGCTTGGTTATGGATGCCCCTATGAGTGGCCTTGAGCGGGCAAACTCAGAGGTTAACAGATGGTGGGTCAATGGCCTGGGCAGTTGGCACTCAGGAGAGGTACAGAAGAGGGTGACAGTTGTTGGGTCTTGGGAACAAAGGCTTACTCTGAAATGACCTGTCAAAAAGCCTGGCAAAGGTAGACCACTACCTCTCAAGGAAAACTGCCTCTTCTAAATAAGCATGCAGGAAATACTGTCTGGTTGGTGACATAAAAATGCTCCACAAAACATGCAAATTACTGAGTATTAGAAACTGCATTGGCTGCTAGCGCCATGCTGCAAAGACTCCTTCATGGGAGCAAACAGCTAAATCACAGATAGCTTCACAGTAAAATCTACATTCACAATACTAATAGGTTTCTAGTGTTAACaaattatacacaattataagCTCTTAAAATGCAACATACTTATCAAGCAGTTGCAGATAATGAAACATTATCAGCTATCAATAATTTGTTGGCACTTTCACTTTTTGTATATAAAATTTCCAATACACTGTACCACAGTTATGTGTCTAAACAGTGAGAATGTTAATGGAGTAATGACTGTTCTACTGGCCAGGCGATGGGATCAGTAGTGATTTCagtgcttaaaaacaaatgtacaaaCCTCAGTTAGAGGTGGGACTCCATGTGAGAACTTTTGTTGAACTTACAAATGGTGAAGAATGGGCCATGGCCAGCATGCAGCATTATTTCCATTGTCTAGTTCAGATGGAGAACAGGTGCTTTTATTGATCTGTAAACTTACCAATATAATTTTCCACAGTTTTAacctttttaaatattttacagtgcTTTTATGCAACTATATTGCTTTTtgatcattttaaattttaaaacttattttcaaaatattgtttCCTACTTCACTGTGCCCTAAGCAGGAAGTAAGACTGACATGACAGTGCTTTGGCCTCACTCCATTTTAGGTCACTGACCCCACCATACCCAACCTAACAGTAGTTAATTTAGTGTTATCTAGAACTAATACTGAAAACTATACGCATATCCCTGTCTACATTCAATCATTAAACTACAATAATGCTGGTAAAATGGCAGGCTTAAATCTTACACTAGAAACACCTCTGACAAATATACACAAGCAAAGTATAGAGAACAAAACAGATCAAGAAAAAATTCTCTCTATGAAACATCTGGTAAAACACattatatttacatatacaCATTGTCAACATAGTCGCATTCATTTGcataattatatattaataacagaaaaacttCACTTCTGCAAAGTACAGTACATCCTTCTTGAAAATAGGGTAAGGAGGGGTTAAAACAATCTCATGTTTAACAGGGGCTCTCAACCCACTTTCTGTGGATTGGCAGCCCGAACTCCTTGCTCATATGTGATCCGTTGTGTAATTAAATACTGTGCGGCCTGGGTTGCAGCTGGTGTTCCAGTAATGGTTACCTTGCGATTTCTTGTGCCAGGTACGAATTCTCCCTTTTTAGAGATCTGTATCCTTGCACCAGTCAACTCCTGGTATTCAACTAAtgttttccctccttttccaaGTATTGCACCAACTAAGTTTTCTGGCACTGCTATTTCAACTACATCCTTTGATCCATCTGTGGATTTTTCTGTTCCTAGGATGGCACTGGCAGCTAGGGGAGAAGCAGCTCCAAAATATCCATTGGttgcagcagtagcagcagccaGGCTACCTAATGCAAATGTCCCCGCCGTaccaccagcagtgctgccactgGCTGAGGCTTCACTCGCATAGGTGGCCAACAagttggctgctgctgctgctgggttggcactggcagctgctgcagccaaagcCCCTGTAGCTGCTGCCTGACTTAGGCCTAAACCTAATGTATTGAGATTATATCCATAGCTGGCTAACGTATTAAGTGCAGAGGTGATGGCCACCAGGTCATTGCCTGTAAAGCCAGATAAAACTGCTGGAAAGGCTGCCACTCCAGCAAGGTTAGCATGTCCTAatagccctgcagcagctgcagcagttggtaacacttcagcagtgtttgcatAAGGAGATCCGGTTGGATTGGAATTGGCCACTGGACCTGTGACATTGGCATAACTGATATTGAGACAGCTGCCACTCTGTGGATCCTCTTGTATCTTCTGGATGATAAGTTCGACAGCTTTTCGGTTTTGTTCAGGTTCTCCACTCACAGTGACAACCCTCTCTTGCAAGTTGATCCCATCAGGTTTCTGGGAAAGCTGCACCCAAGCCCCTGACTGCTCCATTATAGCCTTCACTGTAGCACCTCCCTTCCCTATTATCAGACCTGCTGTGCTGTTGGGAACTATAATCTTTacctgtaattaaaaaaaatatatataaataatactTCTGCTTTGCGCATGAACACTATAATATTTTGCTACCctataaaaggaaggaaaaaatgaagcaaattagttaatatgcttttaaaagaaaagattaaaaaaataaaatgaaatacagcttatcaggtttttttaatgctctgcATCTCTTTCAAATGTACAATACgaagaattaaaagaataaCAGGAAAACTATTAACTGTTCTATATAATATACCGCTTTCAGCACAGTACATTTCAGATAAAAGATTAAACAAATGCAGGTATTATTCTCACATGAAAAGATTATCATAGATTGTGTCAACGTGAGTGTTCTCATCTGATTCCTCTCTTTCCAGGCTAATGTTGCAAACCAAATTATAAGACAAAATGTGTTTCACATTAATTACCTTCCCTTAAAAGATCTATAATAATgtagtaataattaaaaaacaaaaacaaaaacaaaaaaacaaacacttggTGAAAGCAAGTTTAGCATACTGTGGACAGATAAAATGGTTCATCTTGAATTGGCATGACCTTGATTGTTGAACCCATTACCCATATCAGAATACAAAAGTTCAGGATGTTGTACACCTTACTGTTACCCAGCCTGTGAAGATGAAGAACAGTAGGAGAGTGTATCTAAATGTTGaagactttgaaaataaaaaatatggtGCTTGTCCCTCTTAAAAAGTTTACCCAAATATCTTCAAACAAAGGGGATCTCCTGTTAATCCTAACCTTCCTCCTATTTAAACAAGTTTCATTAATGTCAACAAATTTATTCCTCACTGATTTATTGCTGTGAGTGAAGAATGACCCCCATGATAAAAATTCAGTGCTTATGCATATTATActtagctgtttttttttttcaatatatattcACAAATTAGTgttacaattttaatttttaaggtACCATCTGATCCATAATAGTGAATTAATATGAAGTTTTACCTTTACAAAAGTATGTTTTCAGGATTGATAACTACTGATAGCCATTCATCCAGGTTTTGTGGAGTCTGTATGTACGAATAACACTTAAAAATTTGTCAGTCTTATCACCAAAATGCCATCTAAAATCTCAGCAACAAGCCAATTAAAAATACAACCAAAAATGCATTAGTAACATTCTTGTGTTACTTCATTACAAATTCAAGCTTGTTATGAAATCAAGctaatcagaaataaaaatgcatgcCCTAGAATTTTTTCTAATCTTATCCATTTTAGATATTTCCAGTTGTTATGACAGTATCAAAATCAAGTCTTTGAAAGTCCAGTATACTCTGAAGCTAAAAAACATTTGTATGTTCCACTTACATAGTAAGTAccttaaaaaattaaacataccattttgcatttgcaaaaaaaTTAGGCCATCCATGAGCTACATAATCCTATATAAAACATCTCAGAGTTTGTgaatatgcatttttaagtaAGGCCATTTTAAAGTGCAGCTCAACATATTAGGTGATTTTGAGATGCCCTTTCTTTCAACTTTCCTATTagcaaaacaaagccacaaTTTTTATAACCAGGATGTATGATCTAGAGACAAAATTAAGAAATGGATAAATATAATGAATGTTGATATTTTTATCAAGTATATAGTTTAACTGACTCATTTGACTTAGGACATATTAACAATTCAGAGATTCTGACAACTGTAACTTGCCAGATCCTGCTTGGTTTTGTAAGTAACATGCAAAGTTGTGATTAAAGTTAGGCTTAAGTGCTTATGTATGCGCAGAAGAAGAATGTAAAAACATAAGAAggtatgaaaacaaataatggattcagaaaaaaagtaagaacAAAATCCATATTCgtaacaaaatcagaaaaaactACCCGAAATCTTTCATGGATCTTTGATTTCTGAAGCTGGGAATGTGAATCCAGTTGAGAGGTTTGAGAGAGTTCAAGTTAATGCCTTATTTGTCAGAGTTCTGAAGGTgttgtttacttttttatttatttatttttacttttatgaTATCTATGTAATGAGTACTCTAATAATCATTTTTGCACTTCAAGCAAAGTCATACTTTAAAATTTTTGTGAAAAACTGGACTGAACCACCGCAGATGTATTATTTGCAActatttaaatgtttctgatattaaagttagtaaaaaaaaaacccaaactttaTATTGAATTTCAACTTTAAGTTGTATAAAAATATCCTTAAAGATCCAAAACATCTTCCAAGcaataacaaagaaattaaaaacaaaacaaagcaaataacaaaacaaaaacaaagaaaccaactATTTCCTAAGGACTATATGCcattaatttccatttcaaaaaagTCTGCAACTGCTGTTTCAATCTCAATCTCAGCAGAAATCTGAAATCTGACGCTGGAACTGGTCTGACTAGATTTCGCGACACCATCAGTGCAAAGCTCTGGAGACAGATAGTCTCATAACCAGATATATAATTACAGAAGTAAACTGAGTACTTAACTTTAGGACAGCATTGTAGGACACACAATACCATAGCTACATATGttatatatatgaaaatctAGATCACCGTAATATGGCTGGGATTACTCTAAAAGACTGGTGTAGCCCAACATTATGACTGTTTAATTCAGatataaaatgaaggaaaaactcTTTATgcaaaagaataataataaaggtTTACTCAATAAGAAATTACCACTTTATGGCTTGACATCAACAAACTTCATTTAGTTAATCGCTAAAAGCTTTGATTGACCAACAGAATTATCTGCCTACTTTTAGAGAAGATGCAGACTGATATCCTTCCCTATACCCACCCACAGCCTTCTTGAAATTTTTTGCTATTCAGACTATGttgcattttggaaaataaatcttgCCTTCACTGGATGTAAACaatcattttttgttctgcttctgagAAATAGAAACTCTAAATTACTATTCTAGAAACATCAGACTGTGTTTATTTTAGCTAGCAACACTTTTaaacttctttactgtaagAATACACCGCTAATATGCTTTCAAATATAAACATGATGAGAGTGGATGTTACACCAATTAACATACACtacaacttttaaaaatttacaGGTatctaaaaattaaataatatggACAACATCTATTTTATACTAAGACATGACAAAATATATTacaattaaaattcatttttaacagaatagaaaagcaaaattatgcATTTAGCTGAAAACAGTAAGTAAGATCCTGCTCTTGCTGAAATAAGTGTCAGCATTTGCATTATGTTGAAGCATCCAAACACAAAGTACTGG is a genomic window containing:
- the NOVA1 gene encoding RNA-binding protein Nova-1 isoform X2 — its product is MMAAAPIQQNGTHTGVPIDLDPPDSRKRPLEAPPEAGSTKRTNTGEDGQYFLKVLIPSYAAGSIIGKGGQTIVQLQKETGATIKLSKSKDFYPGTTERVCLIQGTVEALNAVHGFIAEKIREMPQNVAKTEPVSILQPQTTVNPDRIKQVKIIVPNSTAGLIIGKGGATVKAIMEQSGAWVQLSQKPDGINLQERVVTVSGEPEQNRKAVELIIQKIQEDPQSGSCLNISYANVTGPVANSNPTGSPYANTAEVLPTAAAAAGLLGHANLAGVAAFPAVLSGFTGNDLVAITSALNTLASYGYNLNTLGLGLSQAAATGALAAAAASANPAAAAANLLATYASEASASGSTAGGTAGTFALGSLAAATAATNGYFGAASPLAASAILGTEKSTDGSKDVVEIAVPENLVGAILGKGGKTLVEYQELTGARIQISKKGEFVPGTRNRKVTITGTPAATQAAQYLITQRITYEQGVRAANPQKVG
- the NOVA1 gene encoding RNA-binding protein Nova-1 isoform X3 — translated: MPQNVAKTEPVSILQPQTTVNPDRIKQTLPSSPTTTKSSPSDPMTTSRANQVKIIVPNSTAGLIIGKGGATVKAIMEQSGAWVQLSQKPDGINLQERVVTVSGEPEQNRKAVELIIQKIQEDPQSGSCLNISYANVTGPVANSNPTGSPYANTAEVLPTAAAAAGLLGHANLAGVAAFPAVLSGFTGNDLVAITSALNTLASYGYNLNTLGLGLSQAAATGALAAAAASANPAAAAANLLATYASEASASGSTAGGTAGTFALGSLAAATAATNGYFGAASPLAASAILGTEKSTDGSKDVVEIAVPENLVGAILGKGGKTLVEYQELTGARIQISKKGEFVPGTRNRKVTITGTPAATQAAQYLITQRITYEQGVRAANPQKVG
- the NOVA1 gene encoding RNA-binding protein Nova-1 isoform X1, producing MMAAAPIQQNGTHTGVPIDLDPPDSRKRPLEAPPEAGSTKRTNTGEDGQYFLKVLIPSYAAGSIIGKGGQTIVQLQKETGATIKLSKSKDFYPGTTERVCLIQGTVEALNAVHGFIAEKIREMPQNVAKTEPVSILQPQTTVNPDRIKQTLPSSPTTTKSSPSDPMTTSRANQVKIIVPNSTAGLIIGKGGATVKAIMEQSGAWVQLSQKPDGINLQERVVTVSGEPEQNRKAVELIIQKIQEDPQSGSCLNISYANVTGPVANSNPTGSPYANTAEVLPTAAAAAGLLGHANLAGVAAFPAVLSGFTGNDLVAITSALNTLASYGYNLNTLGLGLSQAAATGALAAAAASANPAAAAANLLATYASEASASGSTAGGTAGTFALGSLAAATAATNGYFGAASPLAASAILGTEKSTDGSKDVVEIAVPENLVGAILGKGGKTLVEYQELTGARIQISKKGEFVPGTRNRKVTITGTPAATQAAQYLITQRITYEQGVRAANPQKVG